The following proteins are co-located in the Pararge aegeria chromosome 3, ilParAegt1.1, whole genome shotgun sequence genome:
- the LOC120636967 gene encoding lactase-phlorizin hydrolase-like codes for MVFAECKSNVNRHEIRKIPEGIIFGTATAAYQVEGARDEDGKGESNWDHFTHKEPCPVKNCDTGDIANDSYHQYKRDVEMMRELGLDFYRFSLSWSRILPTSFTDKINEKGVQYYNNLINEMLAYNIQPMVTLFHWDLPQKLQDMGGWTNPYIVDWFTDYARVAFELFGDRVKYWFTINEPREICYEGYGATSVPPTLNISGYADYLCAKNILVAHANTYHMYKKEFQQSQAGTIGIALSVIWYEPESEEYIEAAEDARQFSWGIYANPIFSKTGDFPEIVKDRVADKSLAQGFSRSRLPELSPDEVDLIKGSSDFFGINHYTTYIIYRNSSSIFPTPSFYDDIGSVFYQKETWEAAASLWLKAVPWGFYNALTKIRTEYDNPPVYITENGFSTRGGLVDDSRIKYYRNYINAMLDAVEDGSDIRSYTAWSLMDNFEWTEGYTECFGLYEVNYNDPSRTRTARKSAYVYKEILRARQLDFHYEPDITVPITIDDGHWYVLCMSWMFFAECKSVNRHEIRKIPDGLIFGTATASYQVEGAWNEDGKSESIWDRVTHTKPCPIQNCDTGDIANDSYHQYKRDVAMMRELGVDFYRFSLSWTRILSTGFPDKINEKGVQYYNNLIDEMLKYNIQPMVTLFHWDLPQKLQDMGGWTNPYIIEWFTDYTQVAFELFGDRVKYWFTINEPREICYQGYGSASLAPLLSISGYGDYKCVKNILVAHAKTYHMYKKEFQQTQGGTIGIALSVTWFEPESEKDAEAAEESRQFQWGIYANPIFSKTGDFPKVVKETVAAKSLAQGFSRSRLPELSPEEIELIKGSSDFFGINHYTTKIVYRNSSFDNNFPVPSYYDDIGALTHQNETWETAASSWLKVVPWGFYNLLTKIRTAYDNPPVYITENGFSTKEGLVDDGRINYYRLYINAMLDAIDEGSDVRVYTAWSLMDNFEWMAGYSERFGLYEVNYNDPKRTRTPRKSAYVYKEILRTRELDFHYEPDISLPIAIDEGH; via the exons ATGGTTTTTGCTGAATGTAAATCAAATGTAAATCGACATGAGATAAGAAAAATTCCTGAAGGAATTATTTTCGGAACAGCCACTGCAGCATATCAAGTCGAAGGTGCTCGGGATGAAGatg GTAAAGGTGAAAGTAATTGGGATCACTTCACCCACAAGGAGCCTTGCCCTGTAAAGAATTGTGACACGGGTGATATTGCTAATGATTCCTACCACCAGTACAAACGAGATGTGGAGATGATGAGGGAACTTGGTCTAGATTTCTATAGATTTTCCCTGTCGTGGTCCAGAATACTTCCAACAAGCTTCACAGATAAAATCAACGAGAAAGGTGTTCAATATTATAACAATCTTATCAATGAAATGCTGGCTTACAATATACAACCAATGGTCACTTTATTCCATTGGGATTTACCTCAGAAATTGCAGGATATGGGTGGTTGGACTAACCCTTATATTGTGGATTGGTTTACCGACTATGCACGGGTCGCCTTTGAATTATTTGGGGATCGAGTCAAATATTGGTTCACCATTAACGAGCCACGAGAAATTTGCTATGAAGGATATGGCGCTACGTCCGTTCCACCGACGCTTAATATATCAGGATATGCTGATTATCTATGTGCAAAGAATATCCTGGTAGCCCACGCTAATACTTACCATATGTATAAAAAAGAGTTCCAACAATCACAGGCAGGTACTATTGGTATAGCTCTGAGTGTAATTTGGTATGAGCCGGAATCCGAAGAATATATTGAAGCAGCCGAAGATGCTAGACAATTTTCG tggGGAATATACGCTAATCCAATTTTTTCAAAAACCGGCGATTTTCCTGAAATTGTGAAAGATAGAGTGGCCGACAAAAGTCTTGCCCAAGGGTTCTCTCGGTCCAGATTACCCGAATTGAGCCCTGATGAAGTTGACTTAATTAAAGGAAGCTCTGATTTCTTTGGAATTAACCATTACacaacttacattatatacagaaACTCCTCCTCCATCTTCCCAACACCATCATTTTACGACGATATCGGAtcagtgttttatcaaaaggaAACGTGGGAAGCAGCTGCTTCATTATGGCTGAAG gCAGTGCCTTGGGGCTTCTACAACGCTTTAACCAAGATACGGACTGAGTACGACAACCCTCCTGTTTACATCACTGAAAACGGCTTCTCTACTAGAGGAGGGCTGGTTGACGACAGCCGTATCAAGTATTATCGAAATTATATCAACGCAATGCTGGACGCTGTCGAAGATGGTTCCGATATCCGGTCTTATACGGCATGGAGCTTAATGGATAATTTTGAATGGACGGAGGGCTAcac GGAATGCTTCGGGCTGTACGAAGTGAATTACAACGATCCGAGCCGCACGCGCACGGCACGCAAATCCGCCTACGTGTACAAAGAAATATTGCGCGCGCGACAACTTGACTTCCATTACGAGCCCGATATTACGGTGCCCATCACCATAGACGATGGACACTG GTATGTGCTATGTATGTCCTGGATGTTTTTTGCTGAATGTAAATCTGTGAATCGACATGAGATAAGAAAAATTCCTGATGGACTTATTTTTGGAACAGCCACTGCATCGTATCAAGTGGAAGGTGCTTGGAATGAAGatg GTAAATCTGAAAGCATTTGGGATCGCGTTACGCACACAAAGCCTTGCCCAATTCAAAATTGTGACACGGGTGATATTGCAAATGATTCCTACCACCAGTACAAAAGAGATGTGGCGATGATGAGGGAACTTGGTGTAGATTTCTATAGATTTTCCTTATCTTGGACAAGAATACTTTCAACGGGCTTCCctgataaaattaatgaaaaaggtgttcaatattataataacctaATTGACGAAATgctaaaatataacatacaacCTATGGTTACCCTATTCCATTGGGATTTACCACAGAAACTGCAGGATATGGGTGGTTGGACTAACCCTTATATTATTGAATGGTTTACGGACTACACTCAGGTCGCTTTTGAATTGTTTGGAGACCGAGTGAAATATTGGTTCACCATTAACGAGCCAAGAGAAATTTGCTATCAAGGTTACGGGAGTGCATCCCTAGCACCTTTGCTAAGCATATCAGGATATGGtgattataaatgtgtaaagaATATACTGGTAGCCCACGCTAAAACTTACCATATGTATAAAAAAGAATTCCAACAAACACAAGGTGGCACTATTGGTATAGCGCTCAGTGTAACTTGGTTTGAACCGGAATCTGAGAAAGACGCTGAAGCAGCCGAAGAATCTAGACAGTTTCAG tgggGCATATATGCTaatccaatattttcaaaaactggTGATTTTCCTAAAGTTGTCAAAGAGACAGTCGCCGCTAAAAGTCTTGCCCAAGGATTCTCTCGGTCCAGATTACCTGAATTAAGCCCGGAAGAAATTGAGTTAATAAAAGGAAGCTCTGACTTCTTTGGAATCAACCATTACACTACAAAGATTGTGTACAGAAACTCTTCATTTGATAACAACTTCCCAGTACCATCATATTACGACGACATCGGAGCATTGACACATCAAAACGAAACGTGGGAAACTGCTGCTTCATCATGGTTGAag GTCGTGCCATGGGGCTTCTACAACCTTTTAACAAAGATACGGACCGCGTACGACAACCCTCCTGTGTACATAACTGAAAATGGCTTCTCTACAAAAGAGGGTTTGGTTGATGACGGTCGAATCAACTACTACAGACTTTACATCAACGCAATGTTAGATGCAATCGACGAGGGTTCCGATGTCCGGGTCTATACGGCATGGAGCTTAATGGATAACTTTGAATGGATGGCAGGCTACTC GGAACGCTTCGGACTTTACGAGGTGAATTATAACGATCCGAAACGCACGCGCACGCCCCGCAAATCCGCCTACGTGTACAAAGAAATATTGCGCACGCGCGAACTTGACTTCCATTACGAGCCCGACATTAGTTTGCCTATCGCCATCGACGAAGGACACTGA